From a single Fulvivirga ulvae genomic region:
- a CDS encoding non-ribosomal peptide synthetase — MSRKEIVGLLIEANEKNIALFLEGDKLKYTLKNDTVADESFLAQLRSHKEEIKEFLKKQSADIVKPQDNSIIPFDRREVLRVPLSFSQERLWFIDRLEGSSHYHIPTILKLAPGIEEEGVKYAVNELINRHETLRTIYKEDGQGPYQEILPKGKWPFTVSESSEEDLQKHIHHVSKKPFELSNDCMLRAELIKLPSDHKVLVLVVHHIAFDGWSQPIFIQELKTYYGKWVSGDVTGLPPLPVQYADYAMWQRTFMQGDVLENTMLFWEKQLKGLSPLSLKTDYPRPPVQSTRGKTVTFPMPDKYRGALKLFSAKEGVTQFMVLFAAFNVLLSRYTGKTDICIGTPVANRSKEELSSLIGFFVNTLAIRCNLDEDMSFLQLLTHVKATLLEAYEHQELPFEKIIDRLGVSRDISRNPLVQILFVFQEANKGNFSREQVQGSGPIQIISQSSDSSKFDLTMSVANDEKGLRLSVNYCTDLFSEKTMKSLLAHFAQLIISALEHPEAPVHRLRMVGEAEEHKLMKWSTGPTQALDGAGLLEMFVKQVKKHPDKVAIVYEKESMTYREVDVASDYLAKLLSEAGVNSNDYVVICQSRSLALIVSILAVTKAGGTYVPLDPNHPASRMEWVLSDLGAKFAIVNDSTTKFFESFDIELFQADLRPAPCSYSAALRAPDQLAYVIYTSGSTGRPKGVMVREKSLLNLIHWHKERFGVDEHSHSTVVAGVGFDASAWEIWPYLLTGGTLHVIDDNTTLSVIDLVNVFESKQITHSFLPTALVPDFVKYTKERSMSLKHMLTGGDALPVLDVSGLTYAVHNNYGPTENTVVSTAHLLTQGNEKQAPAIGKPINNTYAIILDRHMNVVPGGVEGDLYLGGEQLASGYLNNKELTEKAFLDNPLAWGGSKIYKTGDRASWDENGDIFFAGRQDDQVSIRGFRVELGEVQGVFQTAPGVDQCLVMVREDNPGDKRIVSYIVPTQHYNEDETRDYLMERLPRYMVPSAIVKIDRFPLTENGKIDKSKLPVPKISGAEAYAAPVSITEKALVPIWAELLKVEEYSIGIDDDFFVMGGHSLLATRLVSQIVHNLSIELTVKDVFLNPNIRDLAAHIDLLEKKETVGIEPAERNGILPLSFAQERLWFIDKLEGSTQYHISSTFPLGSKVDVDGVAHAYRSVINRHEVLRTIYKEQDGVPFQYVLPEQDWKLDKVNLSGEELSTYMDGFKKRPFDLAVDIPIRGELLETDKGFLLLVVTHHIASDGWSHPIFEDEMQTFYQSWVHSTEPELSHLTIQYADYAVWQQSYFKGQLLSAKLQYWKERLTGAQTLALPTDFPRPAAISTAGRSILRSLPKERLSEIKSLSEKNGATLFMTMLSAFQLLLSRYAGQDDIVVGTPVANRGHKEIEPLIGFFVNTLVLRNKIDDEVTFVELLQHIKSTTLSAYEHQDVPFEKIVERVEKSRDMSRNPVFQVMFLHQINKQNSVTPDHEVSFITESKFDITLSIVENPDQGLKVGLTYCTDLFLRETMEQFLGQYITLLEQIVADPEVKLSSLSLMNSGEQQALQSIHYNAEPLPEIHETVMEKFDRQVLLTPDHVALYERDEEVTYKELQARSNALSHRLHAKGVRPGDIVGVSMERSSDLITTIFGILKAGCAYLPIDWTQPDSRREYILDHTGAQYLVADKTTGSFYKSFEAVTVVDYEHLITESSTSEEENPAHESGIEDLAYIIYTSGSTGTPKGVMVEHRSLTNLIETMQAQYPLEGGDSYLLKTNVVFDVSCSELFGWFVSGGSLAILPQGEESDPIAIKDALVRYGVSHVNFVPSMLGLFLEEVGRKGGSGLESLRYIISAGEPLARNTVDYFNRLGLSARLENLYGPTEATIYATGYSTSSYKGLRSVSIGKPLRGVKAYVLDSANQLAGLGVPGELCLGGIALARGYYNNPELTSEKFVNNPYDGESGSRLYKTGDLVRWLPDGNLEYLGRIDEQVKLRGYRIELGEITHWLKELEGVAEGIVQLRGEGENQYLVGYYVSEEGLLTKDIREYLQVHLPSYMVPEYYVRIEELPLLPSGKIDKKKLPEPQRISENTFQAVENEIQELLAKIWSELLKIDEKSISTNANFFELGGHSLLAIRLISRIKTQLKVTVAVKDIFLRPTIKEQESHINSLEKIEREAVAGQIKRPEKIPLSFSQERLWFIDKLEGSTQYHIPIVMKLDKGTSTEGIAHAYSELINRHEVLRTVFREDQGEPYQKILEHQAWALSYGEANEDVLNEVIHEEVRKPFDLAHDLMLRAKLISLDTGEHVLILVVHHISFDGWSQPIFMKELVHFYQSWKEDKAPDLKPLPMQYADYAIKQRERLKGAVLESKLGFWEQVLKGVSPLNLPTDFKRPAMQSTKGGFVSKRLSAVLSDQISNIGQQHNVTLFMTLIAAFKVFLYRYTRQDDICIGSPVANRQDEEIEPLIGFFVNTLAIRTEVNGQAGFLDLLTKVRDTTLLAYDHQDIPFEKIVERVEKHRDTSRHPVFQVMFSLINSATDQSVKKNSAIQSIGVSRENALFDLSLIAAESPEGLQLTLEYCSDLFEEGTALRMLEQFETLLESISNTPEKPVGELSLLPHKEQDRILNEFNPRSIRENQGHTFLEMFDRQAKNYPESIACRFESEGINYRSVDNASSNLASELKNRGVISGDMVVISMQRSVDMIIGILGILKAGAVYVPVDQKYPDERVQYILKDTQAKIFLTDQYREAADEADQIIIGELNLSEKETVWGHLTDVTPEDTAYVIYTSGTTGNPKGVMITHASLVSRLEEEVKLLSFSKDDVACLSTNFVFDVSVLEIFLTLYAGGTLVIPSEEQVQDFALLASLIGQEGVTVLQGTPSQLAGLTEYFADDQDLSQLRLICIGGESLNSTIIRQIKSVLPNVQINNHYGPTETTIDAVCLQNVETFRRNVIGFPLPGVYAYVMGDNMDLMPVGISGELYLGGAGVALGYLNQPGLTREKFVDNPFVDGDRLYKTGDIVRWLANGSLEYLGRADTQVKIRGFRIELGEIEAALQDMQGISQCVIDVYEKVEGDPSLIAYVVPSQHYDEREVLLQLKKQLPAYMLPAHFITLDHIPLTINGKVDRKALPEPELTDKNDYVPPQNKLQQLLVDVWAELLSIDSEKVSIDDNFFQLGGHSLLAVRLMARLKKVLYVQMPIAALFECPDIRSLALKIEMVMEGQSQEQASTLIPINKSGTKRPVYLVHGGGGSPMVFYPLASKLGKDQPVYAFQAQGFEGLDNPLETIEEMATQYLDELLKQPHDGSFIIGGYSFGGSIAYEMALRLVQMGYKVEHLILFDAMVPYVKQQNPFQSEDELLHGIAEVFCLMYGKSISLKVEDIADLDHHRKFDKIHSSVLDCGIEVSINQLKGFITVYRTNLFCEYHPDINTKPKFPITHFRAKQMTFWQKDNESEFDWKGFTTGKVVEHTLETNHWTLLNVAGAARIGEELDKTL, encoded by the coding sequence ATGAGTAGGAAAGAAATTGTAGGGCTTCTGATTGAAGCCAATGAGAAGAATATCGCACTATTTCTTGAAGGGGATAAACTAAAATACACGCTAAAAAATGATACGGTAGCAGATGAATCTTTTTTAGCGCAGTTAAGGTCACATAAAGAAGAGATCAAGGAGTTTTTAAAAAAGCAATCTGCTGATATTGTTAAGCCTCAGGATAACTCCATCATCCCTTTTGACAGGCGGGAAGTATTAAGAGTGCCTCTGTCATTTTCTCAGGAGAGACTGTGGTTTATTGACCGCTTGGAGGGGAGCTCACATTATCATATCCCTACTATTTTAAAATTAGCCCCGGGGATTGAGGAGGAAGGCGTGAAATACGCTGTTAATGAGCTAATCAATAGGCATGAAACCCTTCGCACAATTTATAAGGAGGACGGGCAGGGGCCATACCAGGAAATCTTACCGAAGGGCAAATGGCCTTTTACAGTTAGTGAGTCATCAGAGGAGGATCTTCAAAAGCATATACACCATGTTAGTAAGAAGCCCTTTGAGCTTTCCAATGACTGCATGCTGAGAGCAGAGTTGATCAAGTTACCATCTGACCATAAGGTACTTGTGTTGGTTGTACACCATATCGCGTTTGATGGATGGTCGCAACCGATATTTATTCAAGAGTTAAAAACATATTATGGGAAATGGGTTAGTGGAGATGTAACAGGACTTCCACCATTGCCGGTTCAGTATGCAGACTATGCCATGTGGCAGAGGACCTTTATGCAGGGCGATGTATTAGAAAATACCATGCTTTTTTGGGAGAAGCAATTAAAGGGATTATCACCCCTCAGTCTGAAAACAGATTACCCCCGGCCTCCCGTTCAAAGTACAAGAGGTAAAACTGTAACCTTCCCTATGCCGGATAAATACAGGGGCGCATTAAAGTTGTTTTCAGCTAAAGAAGGAGTAACACAGTTTATGGTACTTTTTGCTGCATTCAATGTGTTGTTAAGCAGGTATACGGGAAAAACTGATATCTGCATAGGAACACCTGTAGCTAACCGCTCTAAAGAGGAACTTTCGTCACTTATTGGCTTTTTTGTAAATACGCTGGCTATAAGATGTAATCTTGATGAGGATATGAGCTTTTTGCAATTGCTTACCCATGTCAAGGCCACTTTATTGGAAGCATACGAACATCAGGAGTTACCATTTGAAAAGATCATAGACCGGCTGGGTGTTTCGCGCGATATCAGTCGAAATCCGCTTGTCCAAATATTATTTGTTTTCCAGGAGGCTAATAAGGGTAACTTTAGTCGTGAGCAGGTTCAGGGATCAGGACCTATACAGATCATCTCACAATCATCAGATAGCAGCAAGTTCGATCTGACTATGTCGGTAGCTAATGATGAAAAAGGTCTGAGATTAAGTGTTAATTACTGCACTGACCTGTTTAGTGAGAAAACAATGAAGAGCTTGCTGGCACATTTCGCACAACTCATTATCTCTGCATTGGAGCATCCCGAAGCGCCTGTTCACAGGCTCAGGATGGTAGGAGAAGCCGAAGAACATAAGTTGATGAAGTGGTCGACAGGGCCAACTCAAGCGTTAGATGGAGCAGGGCTTTTGGAAATGTTTGTGAAACAGGTAAAAAAGCACCCTGATAAAGTTGCGATTGTCTACGAAAAGGAATCGATGACATACCGTGAGGTGGATGTTGCTTCAGACTATCTGGCCAAGTTGTTAAGTGAGGCAGGAGTAAACAGCAATGATTATGTAGTCATTTGTCAGAGTAGGTCTTTAGCTCTTATTGTAAGTATACTGGCAGTTACCAAAGCCGGAGGAACATATGTTCCCCTTGATCCTAACCACCCGGCCAGTCGTATGGAATGGGTGCTTAGCGATCTGGGAGCTAAATTTGCTATTGTTAATGACAGTACCACAAAGTTTTTTGAGTCGTTTGATATAGAGCTTTTTCAGGCAGATTTGAGACCTGCACCATGTAGCTATTCTGCGGCATTACGGGCACCTGATCAATTGGCTTATGTAATTTATACTTCAGGTTCTACAGGCAGGCCGAAAGGTGTGATGGTCAGGGAAAAGTCTCTGCTAAATCTTATTCATTGGCATAAGGAAAGATTCGGAGTTGATGAACACAGTCACTCAACCGTGGTGGCGGGTGTTGGTTTTGATGCATCTGCCTGGGAGATTTGGCCATACCTGCTTACAGGAGGCACATTACATGTTATAGATGATAATACAACACTGTCAGTGATTGACTTGGTTAATGTGTTTGAGTCTAAACAAATTACACACAGCTTTCTTCCCACGGCTCTGGTGCCTGATTTTGTGAAGTATACAAAAGAAAGGTCCATGAGCTTGAAGCATATGCTAACGGGTGGGGATGCTTTACCTGTCCTTGATGTATCAGGGCTGACTTATGCGGTACATAATAATTATGGCCCCACAGAAAATACGGTGGTGTCGACCGCACATCTACTCACTCAGGGTAATGAAAAGCAGGCCCCTGCAATTGGTAAACCGATTAACAACACCTATGCTATTATTCTTGATCGGCATATGAATGTTGTTCCAGGAGGAGTTGAAGGAGATCTCTATCTGGGAGGAGAGCAACTGGCCTCTGGCTATTTAAATAATAAAGAACTCACTGAAAAAGCATTTCTGGATAATCCACTGGCATGGGGTGGAAGTAAAATATATAAAACCGGAGATCGGGCCTCATGGGATGAAAACGGGGATATATTCTTTGCCGGAAGACAGGACGATCAGGTAAGTATAAGAGGTTTTCGTGTTGAGCTTGGAGAGGTGCAGGGAGTGTTTCAGACCGCTCCTGGAGTCGATCAATGTCTGGTGATGGTAAGGGAAGATAACCCGGGAGACAAAAGAATAGTGTCATATATAGTACCCACCCAACATTATAACGAGGATGAGACCCGTGATTATCTTATGGAAAGGTTGCCTAGATATATGGTACCATCAGCAATTGTTAAGATTGACCGTTTCCCATTAACGGAGAATGGGAAAATTGATAAGTCGAAACTTCCGGTACCCAAAATATCAGGAGCAGAGGCATATGCAGCACCTGTTTCGATCACGGAAAAAGCCTTGGTACCTATCTGGGCAGAGCTTTTGAAGGTCGAAGAATATAGTATAGGTATTGACGATGACTTCTTTGTAATGGGGGGACATTCATTGCTTGCGACACGTTTGGTGTCTCAAATTGTCCATAACCTGTCTATTGAACTTACAGTAAAGGATGTTTTTTTAAATCCTAATATACGAGATCTTGCAGCGCATATTGATCTCCTGGAGAAGAAGGAGACCGTGGGTATAGAACCTGCGGAACGAAATGGGATATTGCCTCTTTCCTTCGCTCAGGAAAGACTATGGTTTATTGATAAACTGGAAGGTAGTACACAATATCATATTTCCTCAACTTTCCCTTTGGGAAGTAAGGTGGATGTGGATGGTGTCGCGCATGCATATCGCTCAGTGATTAACCGCCATGAGGTATTACGTACCATTTATAAAGAACAGGATGGTGTGCCGTTTCAGTATGTATTACCAGAGCAAGACTGGAAGCTTGATAAAGTTAATTTATCGGGTGAAGAGTTATCCACTTATATGGATGGCTTTAAAAAGAGGCCTTTCGATCTTGCCGTGGATATTCCGATTAGAGGAGAATTGCTGGAAACAGATAAGGGATTCTTGTTGCTTGTTGTAACCCATCATATAGCTTCAGATGGTTGGTCTCACCCGATCTTTGAAGATGAAATGCAGACATTTTACCAGTCATGGGTTCATAGTACAGAACCAGAATTAAGCCATCTTACCATCCAGTATGCCGACTATGCAGTTTGGCAGCAATCCTATTTTAAAGGACAGTTGCTGTCAGCCAAATTACAGTATTGGAAGGAGAGGCTTACAGGGGCTCAGACACTTGCTTTACCAACAGACTTCCCAAGGCCCGCAGCCATAAGCACTGCAGGAAGGTCAATATTGAGGAGTTTGCCTAAAGAGCGTTTGTCTGAAATTAAATCTTTGTCCGAAAAGAACGGAGCGACATTGTTTATGACTATGTTAAGTGCTTTTCAGCTATTGCTTAGCCGCTATGCCGGGCAGGATGACATTGTTGTTGGTACACCCGTTGCCAACAGGGGACATAAAGAAATAGAGCCGCTAATCGGTTTTTTTGTCAATACACTCGTACTTAGAAATAAAATAGATGATGAAGTAACATTTGTAGAGCTTCTTCAACATATCAAGAGCACAACCCTGTCAGCCTACGAGCATCAGGATGTGCCCTTTGAAAAAATAGTGGAGCGTGTCGAGAAGTCGCGTGACATGAGCAGGAATCCTGTTTTTCAGGTAATGTTCCTGCATCAGATCAATAAACAAAATTCAGTTACACCTGACCATGAAGTTTCCTTTATAACTGAATCAAAATTTGATATTACCCTTTCCATAGTCGAAAACCCAGATCAAGGTTTGAAAGTAGGGCTAACCTACTGTACCGATCTGTTTTTACGGGAGACCATGGAACAGTTTTTAGGTCAGTATATTACCCTTTTGGAGCAGATAGTAGCTGATCCGGAAGTGAAGTTGAGCTCACTGAGCCTGATGAATTCGGGAGAGCAGCAGGCGTTACAATCCATTCATTATAATGCAGAACCATTACCAGAGATCCATGAAACGGTAATGGAGAAGTTTGACCGTCAGGTCTTACTTACACCGGATCATGTTGCCCTTTACGAAAGAGATGAAGAAGTCACCTATAAGGAACTGCAAGCACGATCCAATGCCTTGAGTCATCGGCTTCATGCCAAAGGTGTCCGTCCTGGTGATATAGTGGGTGTAAGTATGGAGCGTTCATCAGACCTGATCACCACCATTTTCGGAATACTCAAAGCAGGATGTGCCTACCTTCCTATAGATTGGACCCAGCCGGATTCACGCCGGGAGTACATCCTTGATCATACCGGGGCTCAATACCTTGTGGCTGATAAAACCACCGGCAGTTTCTATAAAAGTTTTGAGGCAGTTACGGTAGTTGATTACGAGCACTTAATAACAGAGTCTTCAACATCCGAAGAGGAAAACCCGGCGCATGAGTCAGGAATAGAAGATTTGGCATATATCATTTACACCTCAGGATCAACAGGTACCCCTAAGGGAGTGATGGTTGAGCACCGGTCTCTTACAAACCTGATAGAAACCATGCAGGCTCAATACCCTCTGGAGGGCGGAGATAGTTATCTGCTTAAGACCAATGTGGTGTTTGATGTGAGCTGTTCTGAACTATTCGGGTGGTTTGTATCCGGAGGATCGTTGGCCATACTACCTCAGGGCGAAGAATCAGATCCTATAGCTATAAAAGATGCGCTTGTTCGATACGGGGTGAGCCATGTAAACTTTGTGCCCTCCATGTTGGGGCTGTTTTTGGAAGAGGTAGGAAGAAAAGGAGGTTCAGGTCTTGAGTCGTTGCGTTATATCATTTCAGCCGGAGAGCCACTGGCACGTAATACAGTTGATTATTTTAATAGACTGGGCTTATCTGCACGTTTGGAGAATCTGTATGGTCCAACGGAGGCTACGATCTATGCTACAGGTTATTCAACATCTTCGTATAAAGGCCTGAGAAGTGTTTCGATAGGGAAACCCTTGCGAGGTGTCAAGGCCTATGTTTTAGACAGTGCCAACCAACTGGCAGGTTTAGGAGTACCTGGAGAGCTATGCCTGGGAGGGATAGCCCTGGCTCGAGGGTATTATAACAACCCCGAACTGACCTCAGAGAAGTTTGTAAATAATCCATACGATGGAGAATCAGGAAGCAGGCTATACAAGACGGGCGATTTGGTTCGTTGGCTTCCTGATGGGAACCTGGAATATTTAGGTCGTATAGATGAACAGGTTAAGCTACGAGGCTATCGTATTGAGTTGGGAGAGATCACGCACTGGTTAAAGGAGTTGGAAGGTGTTGCAGAAGGAATAGTGCAGCTTAGAGGAGAGGGTGAAAATCAGTATCTTGTCGGTTACTATGTAAGTGAAGAGGGATTGCTTACTAAGGACATCCGTGAATACCTGCAAGTACACCTGCCATCATATATGGTTCCGGAGTACTATGTACGGATCGAAGAACTACCCTTACTGCCAAGTGGCAAAATTGATAAGAAAAAATTACCTGAACCTCAGAGGATATCTGAAAATACCTTTCAGGCTGTGGAAAATGAGATCCAGGAGCTATTAGCAAAAATCTGGTCTGAACTGTTGAAAATAGATGAAAAGTCTATTAGTACAAATGCTAATTTCTTTGAACTTGGAGGACATTCTCTTTTGGCTATCAGGTTAATTTCAAGGATAAAAACACAGCTGAAAGTTACTGTCGCGGTAAAAGATATCTTCCTAAGGCCTACAATAAAAGAGCAGGAAAGCCATATTAATTCTCTTGAAAAGATCGAGAGGGAAGCCGTTGCAGGCCAGATCAAAAGACCGGAAAAGATACCGCTATCGTTTTCTCAGGAGCGACTTTGGTTTATTGATAAGCTTGAGGGAAGTACCCAGTATCATATACCCATAGTTATGAAGCTGGATAAGGGCACTTCTACAGAGGGAATTGCCCACGCCTACAGCGAATTGATCAACCGGCACGAAGTGTTAAGAACAGTTTTTAGAGAAGATCAAGGCGAACCTTATCAAAAAATTCTTGAGCACCAAGCATGGGCATTAAGTTATGGAGAAGCCAACGAAGACGTACTCAATGAGGTAATCCATGAGGAAGTGAGAAAACCGTTTGATCTCGCACATGATCTTATGCTTAGAGCCAAATTGATTAGTCTGGATACTGGGGAGCATGTTCTGATACTCGTTGTACACCATATTTCTTTCGATGGCTGGTCTCAGCCCATTTTTATGAAAGAGCTTGTACATTTCTATCAATCATGGAAGGAAGATAAAGCGCCAGATTTAAAGCCTTTGCCCATGCAATATGCTGACTATGCCATTAAGCAGCGGGAGAGACTAAAAGGTGCTGTACTTGAATCGAAATTGGGATTTTGGGAGCAAGTTTTAAAAGGGGTATCACCTCTTAACCTGCCAACTGATTTTAAGAGGCCGGCGATGCAAAGTACAAAGGGCGGTTTTGTGTCAAAACGACTTTCAGCCGTATTAAGTGATCAAATTTCGAATATTGGGCAGCAGCATAATGTTACCCTTTTTATGACTTTGATAGCTGCTTTTAAAGTATTTCTTTATAGATATACTAGGCAGGACGATATATGTATCGGAAGCCCTGTGGCCAATAGGCAGGATGAAGAGATTGAGCCCTTGATCGGCTTTTTTGTTAATACACTAGCAATTAGAACCGAGGTAAATGGTCAGGCCGGTTTTCTTGATCTCTTGACTAAGGTGAGGGACACTACACTATTAGCATATGATCATCAGGATATTCCTTTTGAAAAAATTGTAGAGAGGGTAGAAAAGCATAGAGATACCAGCAGACACCCTGTATTTCAGGTAATGTTTAGCTTGATTAATTCTGCTACAGATCAGTCTGTGAAGAAAAACAGTGCCATTCAGAGTATTGGAGTGTCACGAGAAAATGCGCTCTTTGATTTAAGCCTGATTGCAGCAGAGAGTCCGGAAGGTTTACAGCTGACACTGGAATATTGCTCGGATCTTTTTGAAGAAGGGACAGCTTTGAGAATGCTGGAGCAGTTTGAAACTTTATTAGAGTCAATTAGCAATACACCGGAAAAACCTGTGGGTGAGCTATCCCTGCTGCCACACAAAGAACAAGACAGAATCCTCAATGAGTTTAACCCCCGTTCGATCAGAGAGAATCAGGGCCATACTTTCCTGGAAATGTTTGACCGGCAAGCCAAAAATTATCCAGAAAGCATAGCGTGTCGTTTTGAATCCGAAGGAATTAACTATAGGTCTGTAGATAATGCTTCCTCAAACCTGGCATCAGAGTTAAAAAACAGGGGTGTTATTTCAGGTGACATGGTGGTTATTTCTATGCAACGCTCTGTTGATATGATCATAGGTATTTTAGGTATATTGAAAGCAGGTGCTGTTTATGTGCCTGTAGATCAGAAGTATCCCGATGAGCGCGTTCAGTATATTCTGAAAGATACACAGGCCAAAATCTTTTTGACCGACCAATATCGTGAAGCAGCTGATGAAGCTGATCAAATTATCATTGGAGAGTTAAACCTGTCCGAAAAGGAAACTGTGTGGGGACATCTCACAGATGTTACCCCTGAAGATACAGCGTATGTCATCTATACTTCAGGAACAACAGGTAATCCAAAGGGGGTAATGATAACTCATGCCAGTCTGGTTTCCAGGCTTGAGGAGGAGGTGAAATTACTTTCGTTTTCTAAAGATGATGTGGCATGTTTGTCTACAAATTTTGTTTTTGATGTTTCTGTACTCGAAATATTTCTAACCCTTTATGCCGGGGGTACTTTAGTGATACCCAGCGAAGAGCAGGTGCAGGATTTTGCTCTGCTGGCATCTTTGATTGGTCAGGAGGGAGTGACAGTACTTCAAGGTACTCCCAGCCAGCTGGCAGGGCTTACTGAGTACTTTGCAGATGATCAGGATTTATCTCAATTGCGATTGATCTGTATTGGAGGTGAATCATTGAATTCAACGATCATCAGGCAGATTAAAAGTGTTTTGCCAAATGTGCAGATCAATAACCATTACGGGCCAACGGAAACCACAATAGACGCTGTTTGTCTGCAAAATGTGGAGACCTTTAGGCGTAATGTTATTGGCTTTCCTTTACCCGGTGTGTATGCCTATGTAATGGGTGACAATATGGATCTAATGCCAGTTGGCATTTCCGGGGAATTATATCTTGGTGGAGCAGGTGTTGCTCTGGGGTATTTAAACCAACCTGGTCTTACGCGAGAGAAGTTTGTTGATAATCCCTTTGTAGATGGTGACAGGCTATATAAAACAGGTGACATTGTAAGGTGGTTGGCCAATGGTTCATTAGAATATCTGGGCAGGGCAGATACCCAGGTGAAGATAAGAGGCTTTAGAATTGAATTAGGAGAGATAGAAGCCGCTCTACAGGATATGCAAGGCATATCACAATGTGTAATTGATGTATACGAGAAAGTGGAGGGCGACCCATCCCTGATTGCCTATGTCGTACCTTCTCAACATTATGATGAAAGAGAAGTACTGCTTCAGCTAAAAAAGCAATTGCCAGCATATATGCTACCTGCCCATTTCATTACACTGGACCATATTCCACTTACTATTAATGGAAAAGTGGACAGGAAGGCATTGCCAGAACCTGAGCTAACAGATAAAAATGATTATGTTCCGCCGCAAAATAAGCTACAGCAGCTTTTGGTGGATGTTTGGGCGGAGTTACTCAGTATTGATAGTGAAAAAGTTAGCATTGATGATAACTTTTTCCAACTGGGAGGACACTCGCTGTTGGCTGTAAGGTTAATGGCCAGATTGAAGAAAGTCCTCTATGTACAAATGCCCATAGCTGCTTTATTTGAGTGTCCGGATATACGTTCATTAGCTCTTAAAATAGAAATGGTGATGGAGGGGCAGTCTCAGGAACAAGCGTCTACACTTATACCCATAAATAAGTCTGGTACGAAAAGACCAGTATACCTCGTTCACGGTGGAGGAGGTAGTCCAATGGTCTTTTATCCATTAGCCAGTAAACTTGGAAAAGATCAGCCGGTTTATGCATTTCAGGCTCAGGGGTTTGAAGGTTTAGACAATCCGCTTGAAACGATAGAGGAAATGGCTACTCAGTATTTAGATGAGCTATTGAAACAGCCTCATGATGGATCATTCATCATTGGTGGTTACTCCTTTGGTGGTAGCATTGCTTATGAAATGGCGCTAAGGTTGGTGCAAATGGGATATAAAGTGGAACACCTCATTTTATTTGATGCTATGGTGCCTTATGTAAAGCAACAGAACCCTTTCCAAAGCGAAGATGAACTGTTACATGGCATTGCAGAAGTGTTTTGCCTTATGTACGGAAAATCCATTAGTCTGAAGGTTGAGGATATAGCAGATCTTGATCATCATCGTAAGTTTGATAAAATACATTCAAGTGTTCTGGACTGCGGAATTGAAGTTTCGATTAATCAATTGAAAGGTTTCATTACAGTATACAGGACTAATCTTTTTTGTGAATACCATCCGGATATTAATACCAAACCGAAATTCCCTATCACTCATTTTAGAGCGAAGCAGATGACTTTCTGGCAAAAGGATAATGAGTCGGAGTTTGATTGGAAAGGCTTTACTACAGGGAAAGTAGTGGAGCATACTTTGGAAACAAACCACTGGACACTGCTTAATGTAGCTGGAGCTGCAAGGATTGGAGAAGAGCTTGATAAAACCCTTTAA